Proteins from one Leptonema illini DSM 21528 genomic window:
- a CDS encoding adenylate/guanylate cyclase domain-containing protein: MKLNELLERYPWSEEWKRHHPKKIEHWKPELWKRIRPLENLWSFRVDLSVDDLWSQISDTSKTNRALGLPEMSFVEEDGVLFGRSNNAGWVMEWEDIPWEWLYGKELSNARIYSRGPASFVRARYLIEEADTASSSMLHIYFGWIPRNLTGRLFLKLGMLAMKSRYTALLSNLKKTEQGSAPSLPSPTAEFRFEDTVRSRIENIKKRLAGIVPSTLLNDLFDYFEKSSEDELDRIRPYTVAERLHSPPDAIVRAMLHLTRQGALTLSWDVICPHCRGVRDSLPGLGDIPEKASCDVCVIDFDATSYDALEITFHLHPSIRTVQKRFYCSAEPARKPHILLQTTVAPSEQKTMELNLSPARYRMRGIGLPKTITLQAKGVDAAALDPIETEVRVDITSLEGQINGGLTVRVPGILSLVNSSKRRQVFVIDRAEERDDILRPAALFRYQDFRDLFSEEALKPGLQLDIGTQYLLMTDLVGSTRLYDTQGDAAAFRSVKQHFEIGFAEVKKNGGAVVKTIGDALFAVLPSATALVTTALAIQKAFQNQPLKLRIALQSGPVLAVNLNTGIDYFGNTVNLLAKLEGALESGEIGMPASMYESPEIRRVLDDQTTAPTFRELRFSWKQEGLRIAAVRPLLPMNG; encoded by the coding sequence ATGAAACTGAACGAGCTGCTTGAACGTTATCCGTGGTCCGAAGAGTGGAAACGGCATCATCCGAAAAAAATCGAACACTGGAAGCCGGAACTGTGGAAACGAATCCGGCCGCTTGAAAATCTGTGGTCTTTTCGCGTCGATCTTTCCGTCGACGATCTGTGGAGTCAGATCTCTGACACCTCGAAAACAAACAGAGCGCTGGGCCTTCCTGAGATGAGCTTCGTCGAAGAAGACGGCGTGCTTTTCGGCAGATCGAATAACGCCGGCTGGGTAATGGAGTGGGAGGATATTCCCTGGGAATGGCTTTATGGCAAAGAACTGAGCAATGCGCGTATCTACAGCAGAGGACCGGCCAGCTTTGTTAGAGCACGGTATCTTATTGAAGAAGCAGATACTGCCTCGTCATCGATGCTTCATATTTATTTCGGCTGGATCCCTCGCAACCTAACCGGGCGGCTCTTTTTGAAGCTCGGCATGCTGGCAATGAAATCGCGTTATACAGCGCTCCTGAGCAATCTTAAAAAAACCGAGCAGGGCTCAGCTCCTTCTCTGCCCTCCCCGACTGCAGAGTTTCGCTTTGAAGACACGGTTCGCTCGCGCATTGAGAACATCAAGAAGCGTCTGGCCGGAATCGTGCCGTCTACGCTTCTGAACGATCTGTTTGATTACTTCGAGAAATCCTCTGAAGACGAGCTCGATCGCATCCGCCCTTATACCGTTGCAGAGAGACTGCACAGCCCGCCCGACGCCATCGTTCGCGCCATGCTTCATCTGACGCGGCAGGGAGCGCTGACGCTTTCCTGGGATGTGATCTGCCCGCATTGCCGCGGAGTCAGGGATTCGCTTCCTGGATTGGGCGATATTCCAGAGAAGGCCAGCTGCGACGTCTGCGTGATCGACTTCGACGCAACGTCTTACGATGCGCTTGAGATTACATTTCATCTTCATCCGTCTATTCGCACGGTGCAGAAGAGATTTTACTGCTCGGCAGAACCGGCTCGCAAACCGCATATACTGCTACAGACGACGGTAGCTCCATCGGAGCAAAAGACGATGGAACTGAATCTGTCGCCCGCTCGCTACAGAATGCGCGGCATCGGACTTCCGAAGACCATCACGCTTCAGGCCAAAGGAGTGGATGCCGCGGCGCTCGATCCCATCGAAACCGAAGTCAGAGTCGACATAACCTCTCTGGAAGGACAGATAAACGGTGGACTGACGGTTCGCGTGCCCGGCATACTCTCGCTGGTTAACTCATCAAAACGACGTCAGGTCTTCGTCATCGACAGAGCCGAAGAAAGAGACGATATTCTCAGGCCGGCCGCTCTTTTTCGCTATCAGGATTTTCGCGATCTTTTCAGCGAGGAGGCTCTCAAGCCGGGTCTGCAGCTCGATATCGGCACGCAGTATCTGCTGATGACCGATCTGGTCGGCTCAACCCGTCTCTATGACACGCAGGGTGATGCGGCCGCTTTTCGATCCGTCAAGCAGCATTTTGAGATCGGATTCGCCGAAGTAAAAAAGAACGGAGGAGCGGTCGTCAAAACGATCGGCGACGCCCTGTTCGCCGTTCTGCCCTCGGCAACGGCCCTGGTCACGACAGCCCTGGCCATTCAAAAGGCCTTCCAGAATCAACCGCTGAAGCTGCGTATCGCTCTGCAATCCGGGCCGGTGCTTGCCGTAAATCTGAATACGGGTATCGACTACTTCGGGAATACAGTTAACCTTCTCGCAAAACTTGAAGGCGCCCTTGAATCGGGAGAAATCGGCATGCCTGCTTCGATGTATGAATCGCCCGAGATTCGTCGCGTGCTGGACGATCAGACCACAGCGCCGACCTTTCGCGAGCTTCGCTTCAGCTGGAAGCAGGAAGGTCTGAGGATCGCCGCCGTAAGACCCTTGCTCCCGATGAACGGTTAA
- the epmA gene encoding EF-P lysine aminoacylase EpmA — protein sequence MRSLPADLLEARARFLQSVRTFFQERDILEVETPLLHKTGTPEPFIENLHVQDPTGAPPGFLITSPEYHMKTVLAEVRRPIFQIAHVFRGGDGGSRSPLHTREFLMLEWYLPGADEYALMQQIIELLRFLHVQFPDSELSTNIPIFSMEDLLREHAGCTMERSSLEDRAIELGLAPADEIRKDRYDEVFFRVFLHTVEPALALHSYPLFVHGYPAELAAYSVIEGNIGRRFELYWKGVELANGYYEVTDPDEQMRRFAADNAIRQSIGKPERQIDEAFLSALRKGMPVGSGVALGLDRLFMLFSNASRIEEISPFE from the coding sequence ATGCGTTCTCTTCCAGCGGATCTATTAGAGGCACGGGCCCGCTTTTTACAGTCGGTGCGCACTTTTTTTCAAGAACGCGATATTCTCGAAGTTGAGACCCCACTTCTTCATAAGACAGGGACCCCCGAACCGTTTATCGAAAATTTGCACGTTCAGGATCCGACCGGTGCGCCTCCGGGCTTTCTGATCACCAGTCCGGAGTACCACATGAAAACGGTACTGGCCGAGGTCCGCCGCCCGATATTTCAGATCGCTCATGTCTTTCGGGGCGGCGATGGTGGCAGCCGCAGCCCTCTGCATACGCGTGAATTCCTGATGCTCGAGTGGTATCTGCCGGGGGCCGACGAATACGCCCTCATGCAGCAGATTATTGAACTGCTGCGCTTCTTACATGTGCAATTCCCTGATTCCGAACTCAGTACAAACATTCCGATCTTCTCTATGGAAGATCTGTTGCGTGAGCATGCCGGCTGTACAATGGAACGATCCTCTCTCGAAGATCGGGCGATCGAACTCGGCCTGGCACCGGCCGATGAGATCCGCAAGGATCGTTACGATGAGGTTTTCTTTCGTGTCTTCTTGCATACGGTAGAGCCGGCACTTGCCCTGCACTCCTATCCGCTTTTTGTTCATGGCTACCCCGCCGAGCTCGCCGCCTACAGCGTCATCGAGGGAAATATCGGGCGGCGCTTCGAGCTATACTGGAAGGGAGTGGAGCTGGCCAACGGCTACTACGAAGTCACAGATCCCGACGAACAGATGCGACGCTTTGCGGCCGACAACGCCATTCGGCAAAGCATCGGCAAGCCCGAGCGCCAGATTGATGAAGCCTTTCTTTCGGCTCTCCGAAAGGGGATGCCCGTCGGCTCAGGCGTCGCTCTCGGTCTCGACCGCCTGTTCATGCTTTTCTCGAACGCCAGCCGCATCGAAGAGATCAGCCCGTTTGAGTAA
- a CDS encoding MFS transporter, translating into MTRIGYGAAEMGHFASELVVRLYLLKFYTDTVGLSPLLAGLAIALSIVWDAVSDPLMGFLSDHTAWRFGRRRPYILVGSLLLALALAFLFHPPQTESQTAIFAYLLVSYILLNTALTVTAVPHAALAAELTDSPGERTVLFGFRLFWGNIGLLAGTLLPGYFLSKGRAIEAYADAALWLAVLVVAGGLITFFTTREPRNRERRSPGGIAEFVAVPTNPVFRPLLLAFMTAYAGVAINSALALFYYEDRLAFEPEQTNIVLGTFLVVWTSSIPLWVILSRRFGKRRPAFYGLLLLGLMTTFTYPFFPERVLWPPLVAAVAGGIFVGSIILFDSIITDIVDYDEWKSGIQKEGLFFGYAKMGVKLSRAMALLLTGLLLEWIGQGEERNNVALGWLFGPGVGLFFLVGAGIFLLYPMSDRQSQAVQKRLKRRRNETERAA; encoded by the coding sequence ATGACACGAATCGGCTACGGGGCCGCAGAGATGGGCCATTTTGCCTCGGAGCTGGTCGTCCGGCTATATCTTCTAAAATTCTATACCGATACCGTCGGCCTGTCTCCACTTCTCGCCGGATTGGCCATCGCTCTCAGCATCGTCTGGGATGCCGTGAGCGATCCGCTTATGGGATTCCTGTCGGATCACACAGCCTGGCGTTTCGGACGCCGTCGTCCCTACATCCTCGTCGGGTCGCTGCTGCTTGCTCTCGCCCTTGCCTTTCTCTTTCATCCCCCTCAAACGGAGAGCCAGACGGCCATATTCGCTTATCTGCTCGTCAGTTACATACTCTTAAATACGGCTCTGACCGTAACGGCCGTTCCACATGCGGCGCTGGCGGCAGAGTTAACCGATTCGCCGGGCGAACGCACCGTGCTTTTCGGGTTTCGCCTGTTCTGGGGTAACATCGGCCTTCTTGCCGGCACGCTGCTGCCCGGCTACTTCTTGAGCAAAGGACGGGCGATCGAAGCCTACGCCGACGCCGCTCTCTGGCTGGCCGTGCTTGTCGTTGCCGGAGGGCTGATTACGTTTTTCACGACCCGGGAGCCTCGTAACAGAGAGAGGCGCAGCCCCGGCGGCATCGCAGAGTTTGTCGCTGTTCCGACCAATCCGGTGTTTCGCCCTCTGCTTCTGGCCTTCATGACGGCCTACGCCGGAGTCGCCATCAACTCCGCTCTTGCCCTTTTCTATTATGAAGATCGACTGGCATTCGAACCCGAGCAGACCAATATCGTGCTGGGCACGTTTCTCGTCGTGTGGACGTCATCCATTCCGCTCTGGGTAATTCTCTCGCGAAGGTTCGGCAAACGTCGGCCGGCCTTTTATGGGCTGCTTCTTCTTGGATTGATGACAACGTTCACGTATCCCTTTTTTCCCGAGCGGGTTTTATGGCCGCCGCTTGTCGCCGCCGTTGCCGGCGGTATTTTCGTAGGATCCATTATTCTGTTCGATTCAATCATTACCGATATCGTCGACTATGACGAATGGAAGAGCGGCATCCAGAAAGAAGGCCTTTTCTTCGGATACGCGAAGATGGGCGTAAAGCTGAGCCGGGCCATGGCGCTGCTTCTAACAGGGCTTTTGCTTGAGTGGATCGGACAGGGCGAAGAGAGAAACAACGTCGCTCTCGGCTGGCTTTTCGGGCCCGGTGTCGGATTGTTTTTTCTTGTCGGCGCCGGTATCTTCCTGCTTTATCCGATGAGCGACCGGCAGTCACAGGCTGTACAGAAACGCCTGAAAAGGAGACGAAATGAAACTGAACGAGCTGCTTGA
- a CDS encoding adenylate/guanylate cyclase domain-containing protein, giving the protein MLQLLWNTIAYLGVPTSRNPAEHKHIILVNGLCIVIIGFLSIVIPLLLLFDRLPVVYAIPSSLYAVSLFSVLALNARGKTLKARFLFILLSFFLMVFNSIASRGEANFHLFLLTEMVAVFFIFPSNEGRYMYPAAAVVFLTFLAFQFIPAPLLNAISPVTAAVDFAEQQKTVTLSVAVLIFAFSFYIQRTFRTADRILAAEKEKSERLLLNILPGSIVAQLKERPDTIAERFEHCTVLFSDIVGFTGIARSMSAVEVVSLLNEIFSAFDDLADRHGLEKIKTIGDAYMVVGGLPEPDPEHAEKVARFAIDMLDVIRQYRNKTDLPLELRIGINSGDAVAGVIGKRKFIYDLWGDSVNTASRMESHGLPGQIQVTETTYELIKAKFRFEDRGMIEVKGLGTIKSFLLLEASE; this is encoded by the coding sequence ATGCTCCAGCTCCTCTGGAATACGATCGCCTATCTGGGCGTTCCGACTTCTCGCAACCCGGCCGAACACAAACACATCATCCTCGTCAACGGACTGTGTATCGTCATCATCGGATTTCTGAGTATCGTCATTCCGCTACTCTTGCTCTTTGACCGGCTGCCTGTCGTTTACGCCATTCCATCCTCTCTCTATGCCGTTTCACTGTTTTCCGTGCTTGCTCTGAATGCGCGAGGGAAAACGTTGAAGGCTCGCTTTTTGTTCATTCTTCTCTCGTTTTTTCTCATGGTTTTCAATTCCATCGCTTCGCGCGGCGAGGCCAACTTTCACCTGTTCCTTCTGACCGAGATGGTTGCCGTCTTTTTTATCTTTCCGTCGAACGAAGGCCGTTATATGTATCCGGCGGCTGCCGTCGTTTTTTTGACCTTTCTTGCGTTTCAGTTTATACCCGCTCCGCTGCTGAACGCAATATCGCCTGTTACTGCTGCTGTCGACTTTGCAGAGCAGCAAAAAACGGTCACGCTCAGCGTAGCCGTTCTCATCTTCGCCTTTTCGTTTTATATTCAACGGACGTTTCGCACTGCGGATCGAATCCTTGCCGCCGAGAAAGAGAAATCCGAACGTCTCCTTCTAAATATACTACCCGGCTCCATCGTAGCTCAGTTGAAGGAGCGCCCTGACACCATCGCCGAGCGCTTCGAGCACTGCACTGTGCTTTTCTCTGATATCGTCGGCTTCACAGGCATCGCTCGGTCCATGTCGGCCGTTGAGGTCGTCTCGCTTCTCAACGAAATCTTTTCTGCCTTTGACGATCTGGCCGATCGACACGGCCTTGAGAAGATCAAGACAATCGGCGACGCCTATATGGTCGTCGGAGGTTTACCCGAGCCAGACCCCGAACATGCCGAAAAGGTGGCTCGTTTCGCCATAGACATGCTCGATGTAATTCGCCAGTACCGCAACAAAACCGATCTTCCTCTTGAACTGCGGATCGGCATCAACTCAGGCGATGCCGTCGCCGGCGTTATAGGAAAGCGAAAATTCATCTATGATCTGTGGGGAGATAGCGTGAACACGGCATCGCGCATGGAATCGCATGGGCTTCCGGGGCAGATTCAGGTCACTGAAACGACTTACGAACTGATCAAGGCGAAGTTCCGTTTTGAGGATCGCGGCATGATCGAGGTGAAAGGACTCGGTACGATTAAGAGCTTTCTTTTACTTGAGGCATCAGAGTAA
- a CDS encoding DinB family protein, with translation MRSLPVIVFSKNKAELVEQIDRVHRELAEFYKELPLDRMLVPADPMGWSARKNLHHIASTNRTMARYIGLPVWVLRMMGRPANASLTVEQIVPTNRPHITDHGTYRTGRTLDAKRLDRDINDLLESARMLAAAIEGKTEEQLDSLKSLFGGMTLRMFAHFVLKHSVYHSNVVRFRMENR, from the coding sequence ATGCGCTCTCTTCCCGTAATCGTTTTCTCGAAAAATAAGGCCGAGCTTGTCGAACAGATCGATCGTGTGCATCGCGAGCTGGCCGAATTCTACAAAGAACTGCCTCTGGATCGTATGCTCGTACCTGCCGATCCTATGGGCTGGTCGGCTCGCAAGAACCTGCATCATATCGCCAGTACGAATCGCACTATGGCCCGTTATATTGGTCTTCCGGTCTGGGTTCTTCGCATGATGGGGAGGCCGGCAAACGCCTCATTAACCGTCGAGCAGATCGTTCCGACCAACCGACCACACATCACGGATCATGGAACATACCGTACCGGAAGGACTCTTGACGCGAAGCGACTTGACCGGGATATAAACGATCTGCTCGAATCGGCGCGCATGCTTGCCGCAGCCATCGAAGGCAAAACCGAAGAACAACTCGATTCTCTGAAGTCCCTTTTCGGAGGCATGACGCTGCGCATGTTCGCACATTTCGTGCTCAAGCACAGCGTATACCACAGCAACGTCGTTCGCTTCAGAATGGAGAACCGTTAA